Proteins encoded together in one Chryseobacterium sp. G0201 window:
- a CDS encoding carbamoyl phosphate synthase small subunit — protein MKKKLILESGEVFHGEGFGTELETAGEVVFNTGMTGYQELISDPSYCGQIVCMTYPLIGNYGINRDDYESIEPAIKGLIVKEVCDLPSNFRTQITLDELFKKKNLSGISGIDTRRLTRILRNSGVVKGKIVNADADENTVIAELKGTTFPTNQVETVSTKTSYANPGRGLKVVLVDFGSKLGIIRELSQRNCDITVVSHDTTAEEILLMDPDGIMLSNGPGDPEDNQQALEMIRGLLGKVPIFGICLGHQLIGLACGAKTFKLKFGHRGGNHPVLDLEKNKVAITSQNHGYAVDQESLKGTDLIETHIALNDRTNEGLKHKIHPCFSVQYHPEASPGPEDANYLFDDFITLMEDFKK, from the coding sequence ATGAAGAAAAAGTTAATACTGGAATCCGGTGAAGTGTTTCATGGAGAAGGTTTCGGAACAGAATTGGAGACTGCAGGAGAGGTAGTTTTCAATACCGGAATGACGGGTTATCAAGAATTGATTTCTGATCCATCATATTGCGGTCAGATTGTTTGTATGACTTATCCGCTAATCGGAAACTATGGGATTAATAGAGATGATTATGAGAGTATCGAGCCGGCTATCAAAGGTCTTATTGTAAAAGAAGTTTGTGATTTGCCTTCAAATTTCCGTACTCAGATTACTTTAGATGAATTATTTAAAAAGAAAAACCTTTCAGGGATTTCAGGAATTGATACAAGAAGACTGACAAGAATTCTACGTAATTCCGGAGTAGTAAAAGGTAAAATTGTAAATGCTGATGCTGACGAAAATACAGTTATAGCAGAATTAAAAGGTACAACATTCCCAACAAATCAAGTGGAAACTGTTTCTACAAAAACTTCTTACGCAAATCCGGGTAGAGGTTTGAAAGTTGTGTTGGTAGATTTTGGATCTAAATTAGGGATTATCAGAGAATTATCTCAAAGAAACTGCGATATCACCGTTGTTTCTCATGATACAACAGCAGAAGAGATTTTATTAATGGATCCGGATGGAATTATGTTGTCAAATGGTCCTGGTGACCCTGAAGATAACCAACAAGCCTTAGAAATGATCCGTGGATTATTAGGAAAAGTTCCAATCTTCGGGATCTGTTTAGGACACCAATTAATCGGATTGGCTTGTGGAGCGAAAACTTTCAAGTTAAAATTCGGACACAGAGGAGGAAATCACCCAGTTTTAGATTTAGAGAAAAATAAAGTAGCAATTACTTCTCAAAACCATGGTTACGCTGTTGATCAGGAAAGTTTGAAAGGAACAGATTTAATTGAAACTCACATCGCACTGAACGACAGAACAAACGAAGGTTTGAAACATAAAATTCACCCTTGTTTCTCAGTTCAGTATCACCCGGAAGCAAGTCCAGGTCCGGAAGATGCGAATTACTTGTTTGATGATTTCATCACCTTGATGGAGGATTTCAAAAAGTAG
- the carB gene encoding carbamoyl-phosphate synthase large subunit: MKRNDIKTILVIGSGPIIIGQAAEFDYAGTQACLSLREEGYKVILINSNPATIMTDVEIADKVYIEPISLQFVSHIIRKERPDALLPTLGGQTGLNMAVELEKSGILEECKVEVLGTKLSAINRAEDRDLFRELMRELNEPVPESDIVTTVEGAINFANEIGYPVIVRPAFTMGGTGGGIASNEIELKEIAELGLKYSPVTQCLIERSIAGFKEIEYEVMRDANDNAIVVCNMENIDPVGVHTGDSIVVAPSQTLSDREYQLLRNASLKIIRALGIEGGCNVQLALDPHSFEYYIIEVNPRVSRSSALASKATGYPIAKIAAKIAVGLTLDEIMNPVTGKTYACFEPALDYVVTKFPRFPFDKFETADRRLSTQMKATGEVMAIGRNFEESLQKAVRSLETGLRHLGLKTKQAAALTDEDIERRIRVCDDERLFIICDALRRGYDWEQIVEWSKIDKFFIWKLKKLVDFEKTIAAHKFDKEILIQAKKLGFSDQNIAHLWESTQREVYNFRKENGVIPVYKMVDTCAAEFESETPYFYGTYEEENESIVTDKEKIIVLGSGPIRIGQGVEFDYATVHSVWAIKELGYEAIIINNNPETVSTDFSISDKLYFEPLTEEDVMSIIDLEKPMGVVVQFGGQTAINLADKLASYGVKILGTSLEDLDRAENRDKFEKALQEMGIPQPLGKTSTSKEEAIKIANEIGYPVLVRPSYVLGGRAMEIVYTEAELAHYMEFAVDASPDQPVLVDRYITGKEVEVDAICDGETVVIPGIMEHIERAGVHSGDSIAVYPPQNVTQAEIDTLVDYTQRLAKGLNVIGLMNIQYVLLDGNVYVIEVNPRSSRTVPFLSKITEVPMANLATKAILGQKLKDLGYKNGLVPNKEGVYVKVPVFSFSKLTKVDISLGPEMKSTGEVMGKDTTLEKALYKGLVAAGRKVPMHGSILFTVADKHKQEAADLAARFHEVGFRIWATEGTAKFFAEQGIPCKIGYKIGEDSVNLIDLIQKGKVQYVVNTMTKGKQSERDGFQIRRMSVENGVPCLTSMDTVEAILKVIESMSFKMETM, encoded by the coding sequence ATGAAAAGAAACGACATAAAAACAATTTTAGTAATAGGTTCAGGACCAATCATCATCGGTCAGGCAGCAGAATTTGATTACGCAGGAACGCAGGCTTGTCTGTCTTTGAGAGAAGAAGGGTACAAGGTTATTTTGATTAATTCAAACCCTGCAACGATTATGACGGATGTTGAAATCGCTGATAAAGTATATATCGAGCCGATTTCACTTCAGTTTGTAAGTCATATCATCAGAAAAGAGCGTCCGGATGCACTTTTACCGACACTTGGTGGGCAAACGGGGTTGAACATGGCGGTAGAATTGGAAAAATCAGGAATTCTTGAAGAATGTAAAGTTGAGGTTCTTGGAACTAAACTTTCTGCGATCAACAGAGCGGAAGACAGAGATTTGTTCCGTGAATTAATGAGAGAATTGAATGAACCCGTTCCTGAATCCGACATCGTTACAACAGTTGAAGGAGCAATTAATTTTGCCAATGAAATTGGTTATCCGGTAATTGTTCGTCCTGCCTTCACAATGGGTGGAACAGGAGGAGGAATCGCTTCAAATGAAATCGAATTAAAAGAAATTGCTGAATTAGGGCTAAAATATAGCCCTGTTACACAGTGTCTTATCGAAAGATCAATCGCAGGTTTCAAGGAAATAGAATATGAGGTAATGCGTGATGCAAACGACAACGCGATTGTGGTTTGTAACATGGAAAATATAGATCCGGTTGGAGTTCACACAGGTGACTCGATCGTTGTGGCGCCTTCTCAGACACTTTCTGATAGAGAGTATCAATTATTGAGAAATGCTTCACTAAAAATCATCAGAGCATTAGGAATTGAAGGAGGATGTAACGTACAGTTGGCTTTAGACCCTCACTCATTCGAATATTACATCATCGAAGTTAACCCGAGAGTTTCTCGTTCATCAGCTTTAGCATCAAAAGCAACAGGATATCCGATTGCTAAAATTGCTGCTAAAATTGCGGTTGGATTAACTTTAGATGAAATCATGAATCCGGTTACAGGTAAAACATACGCTTGTTTTGAACCGGCTTTAGATTACGTGGTAACTAAATTCCCAAGATTCCCATTCGATAAATTCGAAACGGCAGACAGAAGATTGTCGACTCAGATGAAAGCGACAGGAGAAGTAATGGCAATCGGAAGAAATTTCGAAGAATCTTTACAGAAAGCAGTTCGTTCTTTGGAAACTGGCTTGAGACATTTAGGCTTAAAAACAAAACAGGCTGCAGCGTTAACAGACGAAGATATCGAAAGAAGAATCAGAGTTTGTGATGACGAAAGATTGTTCATCATTTGTGACGCTTTAAGAAGAGGGTACGACTGGGAACAAATCGTAGAATGGAGTAAAATTGATAAATTCTTCATCTGGAAATTAAAGAAATTAGTTGATTTCGAAAAAACAATTGCCGCCCATAAATTCGACAAAGAAATTTTAATTCAAGCTAAAAAATTAGGTTTCTCAGATCAGAATATCGCTCACTTATGGGAGTCTACTCAAAGAGAAGTGTACAACTTCAGAAAAGAGAATGGCGTAATTCCGGTTTACAAAATGGTAGACACTTGTGCTGCTGAATTTGAAAGCGAAACCCCATATTTCTACGGAACTTACGAAGAGGAAAACGAAAGTATCGTTACAGATAAAGAAAAGATCATCGTTTTAGGTTCAGGGCCAATTAGAATCGGACAAGGAGTTGAGTTTGATTATGCAACGGTTCACTCGGTTTGGGCAATCAAAGAATTGGGTTACGAAGCAATTATCATCAATAATAACCCTGAAACAGTTTCTACAGACTTCTCAATTTCAGATAAATTATACTTCGAACCTTTAACGGAAGAAGATGTAATGAGCATCATCGATCTTGAAAAACCAATGGGAGTTGTTGTTCAGTTCGGAGGTCAGACAGCAATCAATTTAGCCGATAAATTAGCAAGTTACGGAGTGAAAATCCTAGGAACTTCATTGGAAGATCTTGACAGAGCTGAAAACAGAGATAAGTTTGAAAAAGCCCTTCAGGAAATGGGAATTCCTCAGCCTTTAGGAAAAACTTCAACTTCAAAAGAAGAAGCGATAAAAATTGCTAACGAAATTGGATATCCGGTGTTGGTTCGTCCAAGCTACGTGTTAGGAGGTAGAGCAATGGAAATTGTTTACACTGAAGCTGAACTTGCTCACTACATGGAGTTTGCAGTAGATGCAAGTCCTGATCAGCCGGTTTTAGTAGACCGTTACATCACAGGAAAAGAGGTTGAGGTAGACGCAATTTGCGATGGTGAAACAGTTGTGATTCCGGGAATTATGGAGCATATCGAAAGAGCCGGAGTTCACTCAGGAGACTCAATCGCAGTGTATCCGCCACAGAATGTGACTCAGGCAGAAATCGATACTTTGGTAGATTACACTCAAAGATTAGCTAAAGGATTGAATGTGATCGGATTAATGAATATCCAATACGTTTTACTTGACGGTAATGTTTACGTGATCGAAGTAAATCCACGTTCATCAAGAACAGTTCCTTTCTTATCTAAAATCACGGAAGTTCCGATGGCAAATCTTGCTACAAAAGCAATTTTAGGTCAGAAACTGAAAGATTTAGGCTACAAAAACGGATTGGTTCCAAATAAAGAAGGAGTTTATGTAAAAGTTCCTGTATTTTCTTTCTCTAAATTAACGAAAGTTGATATCTCTCTAGGTCCAGAAATGAAATCTACAGGAGAAGTTATGGGGAAAGACACAACGCTGGAAAAAGCTCTTTACAAAGGATTGGTTGCAGCAGGAAGAAAAGTTCCAATGCACGGTTCAATCTTATTCACGGTAGCTGATAAACACAAACAGGAAGCGGCTGATTTGGCAGCAAGATTCCATGAAGTTGGTTTCAGAATCTGGGCAACGGAAGGAACTGCAAAATTCTTTGCAGAACAGGGAATTCCTTGTAAGATCGGATACAAAATCGGAGAGGACAGCGTTAACTTAATTGATCTGATCCAAAAAGGAAAAGTTCAGTATGTTGTGAACACGATGACAAAAGGAAAACAGTCTGAAAGAGACGGTTTCCAGATCAGAAGAATGAGTGTTGAGAATGGTGTTCCTTGTTTAACATCAATGGATACAGTGGAAGCAATCTTGAAAGTTATCGAAAGTATGAGTTTCAAAATGGAGACGATGTAA
- a CDS encoding amidohydrolase family protein, giving the protein MIIDSHVHFWKFDPIRDAWITKDMTVIRKDFLPEDFSLYLNENSINGCVAVQADQSDEETAFLVNLAKENHFIKGIIGWIDLTSDKLEQSLKNYQSEKLIKGFRHIAEGEEIGFLLQKNVLNGISALHQYAYTFDILLRQDQLLDAVKLLEKLPDQSFILDHCGKPDLKTNDLKDWKSNISELAKNPNIYCKISGLLTQGSWNNIDEKTIFEILDFIFLQFGIKRVVFGSDWPVMLLGGNYALWLELISKYLIQFSKEEQELFFSGNAVKFYNL; this is encoded by the coding sequence ATGATTATTGATTCTCACGTACATTTTTGGAAATTTGATCCGATTCGCGATGCATGGATTACGAAAGATATGACCGTAATCCGAAAAGACTTTCTGCCGGAAGATTTTTCTTTATATTTAAATGAAAACAGCATTAATGGCTGCGTTGCAGTTCAGGCTGATCAAAGTGATGAAGAAACAGCTTTTCTAGTAAATTTAGCTAAAGAAAATCATTTTATTAAGGGCATTATCGGCTGGATTGATTTGACTTCTGACAAGCTTGAACAATCACTTAAAAACTATCAGTCTGAAAAATTGATTAAAGGTTTCAGACATATTGCTGAAGGAGAAGAAATCGGTTTTTTACTGCAAAAAAATGTACTGAACGGAATTTCCGCACTTCATCAATATGCCTATACTTTCGATATTTTGTTGAGACAGGATCAACTTTTGGATGCAGTAAAACTTTTGGAAAAATTGCCCGATCAATCTTTTATTTTGGATCATTGCGGAAAACCAGATTTGAAAACAAATGATTTAAAAGACTGGAAATCTAATATTTCTGAACTCGCTAAAAATCCTAACATTTATTGTAAAATTTCGGGACTTTTGACTCAGGGAAGCTGGAATAATATTGATGAAAAAACAATTTTTGAAATTTTGGATTTCATTTTTTTACAATTCGGAATCAAACGTGTAGTTTTTGGAAGTGATTGGCCCGTCATGCTATTAGGCGGAAATTACGCTTTGTGGCTGGAATTGATTTCAAAATATCTGATACAGTTTTCAAAAGAAGAACAGGAACTTTTTTTCTCGGGAAATGCAGTGAAATTTTACAATTTATAA
- a CDS encoding aspartate carbamoyltransferase catalytic subunit — MFTITELSTERINSILAEAMAFANGKTAKIEGEVFCSNLFFEDSTRTKTSFDIAERKLGLQVVPFDASHSSVNKGESLYDTVKTIESIGVNLVVIRDKKDRYFDELENIKIPVINGGDGTGNHPSQCMLDLMTIYQEFGKFEGLKVGIVGDVKHSRVANSNAEALRRLGAKVYFSGPEDWFDEGALINGTYLSVDEMIKDVDVLMLLRIQHERHDAKMSFSASDYHRKYGLTKEREKAMKKEAIIMHPAPINRGVEIDTDLVECERSRVFKQMQNGVFARMAILKEALEKEGHTFK, encoded by the coding sequence ATGTTTACGATTACAGAACTAAGCACCGAGAGAATCAACAGTATACTGGCAGAAGCGATGGCTTTTGCGAATGGAAAAACTGCCAAAATTGAAGGAGAAGTTTTTTGCTCAAATCTCTTTTTTGAAGACAGTACAAGAACGAAAACAAGTTTTGATATTGCCGAAAGAAAATTAGGATTACAAGTGGTTCCTTTCGATGCATCTCACAGTTCGGTAAACAAAGGGGAAAGTTTGTATGATACGGTAAAAACAATTGAAAGTATAGGCGTAAATCTTGTTGTGATAAGAGATAAGAAAGACAGATATTTTGATGAATTAGAAAATATTAAGATTCCTGTCATCAACGGAGGAGACGGAACGGGAAATCACCCTTCACAATGTATGCTGGATCTAATGACAATTTATCAGGAATTCGGAAAATTTGAAGGCTTAAAAGTAGGTATTGTAGGAGATGTAAAGCACAGCCGAGTTGCCAATTCAAATGCAGAAGCATTAAGAAGATTAGGAGCTAAAGTTTACTTCTCAGGACCGGAAGATTGGTTTGACGAAGGCGCTCTAATTAATGGAACTTACTTGTCTGTGGATGAAATGATAAAAGATGTTGACGTATTAATGTTATTAAGAATCCAACATGAAAGACATGATGCAAAAATGAGTTTCTCCGCTTCAGATTACCATAGAAAATATGGTTTGACGAAAGAAAGAGAAAAGGCAATGAAAAAAGAAGCCATCATCATGCATCCAGCACCGATCAACAGAGGAGTTGAGATTGATACAGACTTAGTAGAATGCGAACGTTCAAGAGTTTTCAAACAAATGCAGAACGGAGTCTTCGCAAGAATGGCCATTTTAAAAGAAGCCTTAGAAAAAGAAGGACATACTTTTAAATAA
- a CDS encoding L-rhamnose mutarotase, with amino-acid sequence MKKFCLALDLIDDPELIAEYEKYHQNVWTEVKQSILDSGITNMEIYRVQNRLFMIVEADENFSFEAKNEADKNNSKVHEWEELMWKFQKQLPNSKPDEKWQLMDKIFSL; translated from the coding sequence ATGAAAAAATTTTGTCTAGCCCTTGATTTAATTGATGATCCTGAATTGATTGCGGAATACGAAAAGTATCACCAAAACGTTTGGACTGAAGTCAAACAAAGTATTTTGGATTCAGGAATTACAAATATGGAGATTTATCGTGTTCAAAATAGACTGTTTATGATTGTGGAAGCAGATGAAAATTTTTCTTTCGAAGCTAAAAATGAAGCAGATAAAAACAATTCAAAAGTTCACGAATGGGAGGAATTGATGTGGAAATTTCAAAAACAGTTACCCAATTCAAAGCCCGATGAAAAGTGGCAGTTGATGGATAAAATATTTTCATTATAA
- the argH gene encoding argininosuccinate lyase has translation MKKIWQKDDLATNILVNKFTVGKDLDFDERLAKYDVKGSMAHCKMLAEVGIISNEESKQMLSVLEEILKDIENETFEIDKNAEDIHSQVESILIEKLGDTGKKIHTARSRNDQVLLDIKLYLVDEIREITALTDEFFQILIKLADQHKNVLLPGYTHLQIAMPSSFGLWLGAYAEALLDDVEMLFSVKNIINKNPLGSAAGYGSSFPIDRESTTYNLGFQSMNYNSVYAQMTRGKSEKMLSMAMATLAGTLGKFAYDVCLYLSQNFDFISFPNEFTTGSSIMPHKKNPDIFELVRARCNRIQSLPNEFMLLTSNLPSGYHRDMQLTKEILFPAIDSLKECLEILSYTLPNIQVKDGILEDEKYKYLFSVEKINEEVKNGSSFRDAYVKVGQEIENNEFDFEIGNLNHTHQGSIGNLCLDKIEYQFNKLKNKLLG, from the coding sequence ATGAAAAAGATATGGCAGAAGGATGACCTTGCCACCAATATATTAGTCAATAAATTTACAGTCGGGAAAGATCTTGACTTTGATGAGCGTTTAGCAAAATACGACGTTAAAGGTTCGATGGCGCACTGTAAAATGTTGGCAGAAGTAGGAATTATTTCCAATGAAGAGTCAAAGCAGATGTTGTCTGTTTTGGAAGAAATTTTGAAAGATATCGAAAACGAAACTTTTGAAATCGATAAAAATGCGGAAGATATCCATTCACAAGTTGAATCTATTTTAATTGAAAAACTAGGAGATACAGGAAAGAAAATTCATACGGCTCGTTCAAGAAATGACCAGGTTTTGTTGGATATAAAACTGTATCTAGTCGATGAAATCCGTGAAATTACAGCATTGACAGACGAATTCTTTCAAATATTAATCAAACTGGCAGATCAGCATAAAAATGTTCTTCTTCCTGGTTATACCCATTTACAAATCGCAATGCCTTCATCGTTTGGATTGTGGCTTGGAGCTTATGCTGAAGCTTTGTTGGATGATGTTGAAATGTTGTTCTCTGTTAAAAATATCATTAATAAAAATCCATTGGGTTCAGCGGCGGGATATGGTTCGTCTTTCCCGATTGACCGTGAGAGTACGACGTATAATTTAGGTTTTCAATCGATGAATTATAATTCTGTGTATGCTCAAATGACACGCGGGAAGTCGGAAAAAATGTTGTCGATGGCAATGGCAACTTTGGCTGGAACATTAGGAAAATTTGCGTATGATGTTTGCTTATATTTAAGTCAGAATTTTGATTTTATAAGCTTTCCAAATGAGTTTACAACGGGAAGCAGCATCATGCCACACAAGAAAAATCCGGATATTTTCGAATTGGTTCGTGCGCGTTGCAACAGAATTCAGTCGTTACCGAATGAATTTATGTTGTTAACGAGCAATCTTCCTTCAGGCTATCACAGAGATATGCAGTTAACGAAGGAAATTCTTTTCCCTGCAATCGATTCGTTGAAAGAATGTCTTGAAATTTTAAGCTATACCTTACCGAATATTCAGGTGAAAGATGGAATTTTGGAAGATGAAAAGTATAAATACCTTTTCAGTGTAGAAAAGATCAATGAAGAAGTGAAAAACGGAAGTTCATTCCGTGATGCGTACGTAAAAGTAGGGCAGGAGATTGAAAATAATGAGTTTGATTTTGAAATTGGAAATCTAAACCACACCCATCAGGGAAGTATCGGAAATCTTTGTTTGGATAAAATAGAATATCAGTTTAATAAACTGAAAAACAAATTGTTGGGTTGA
- a CDS encoding Lrp/AsnC family transcriptional regulator: MDLKDKMILSIIQEDSTYSVKDISEKIGLTFTPTYERIKQLEKQGIIEKYVGLLNREKLGLNIVVYCNVRLKEQSKKVLETFEKNITQYDEVQEIISLSGEYDYMLKIIAKDINSYNEFAVNIISNIPNIGQYHSSIVLHEVKKSTKFKIDLG; the protein is encoded by the coding sequence ATGGACTTAAAAGACAAAATGATTCTCAGCATCATTCAGGAGGACTCTACTTATTCTGTGAAAGACATTTCAGAAAAGATTGGTCTTACCTTTACTCCGACTTATGAAAGAATCAAACAGCTAGAGAAACAGGGAATTATCGAGAAATATGTAGGTCTCTTGAACCGCGAAAAACTGGGTTTAAATATTGTTGTTTACTGCAACGTCCGTCTGAAAGAACAATCTAAAAAAGTTTTGGAAACGTTCGAGAAAAACATCACTCAATATGATGAAGTTCAGGAAATTATCAGTCTTTCCGGCGAATACGATTATATGCTGAAAATCATTGCAAAGGATATTAATTCTTACAATGAATTTGCGGTCAATATTATTTCAAATATTCCTAATATTGGACAATATCACAGTTCTATTGTTCTTCATGAGGTTAAAAAATCTACCAAGTTTAAGATTGATTTAGGTTAA
- a CDS encoding fumarylacetoacetate hydrolase family protein, whose translation MKLIKFGKPGQEKPGVIIGEKRYDVSHLVKDYDENFFSDDAIENLKAEINTQNLPEISLDERLGAPLARPSKIICVGLNYKDHAAETNAPIPQEPILFFKATTAIVGPNDNLIIPKTSTKTDWEVELGIVIGKKASYVSEENALEHVAGYVLHNDYSERAFQLERNGQWVKGKSCDTFAPIGPFIATPDEIEDIHNLRLWLKVNGQMLQDGNTSNLIFNVPFMISYISQFMTLLPGDVISTGTPAGVGLGQKPEPWYLKPGDVVELGIDGLGTSTQKVKAYGE comes from the coding sequence ATGAAATTAATAAAATTCGGAAAACCGGGACAAGAAAAACCGGGAGTAATTATCGGCGAGAAAAGATATGATGTTTCCCATCTGGTAAAAGATTATGATGAAAACTTTTTCTCCGACGATGCTATAGAAAATTTAAAAGCAGAAATAAATACGCAGAATCTACCTGAAATTTCGCTTGATGAACGATTGGGAGCTCCTTTGGCAAGACCTTCCAAAATCATCTGTGTCGGACTGAATTACAAAGATCATGCCGCTGAAACCAACGCTCCGATTCCGCAGGAACCCATTTTGTTTTTTAAAGCTACTACCGCAATCGTAGGTCCGAACGACAATTTGATTATTCCTAAAACCAGTACAAAAACCGACTGGGAAGTTGAATTGGGTATCGTTATAGGAAAAAAAGCAAGTTATGTTTCCGAGGAAAATGCACTTGAACACGTTGCAGGTTACGTTTTGCACAACGATTATAGTGAAAGAGCTTTCCAACTGGAAAGAAACGGACAGTGGGTAAAAGGAAAAAGCTGTGATACATTTGCGCCAATCGGACCTTTCATTGCAACGCCTGACGAAATTGAAGATATTCACAACCTTCGTTTGTGGCTTAAAGTCAACGGACAAATGCTACAGGACGGAAATACTTCCAATCTCATTTTTAATGTTCCATTTATGATAAGCTATATCAGTCAGTTTATGACTTTGCTTCCGGGGGATGTGATCAGTACAGGAACGCCTGCTGGTGTCGGTTTGGGACAAAAACCTGAGCCTTGGTACCTGAAACCGGGTGATGTGGTAGAATTGGGAATTGACGGTTTAGGAACCAGTACTCAAAAAGTAAAAGCGTACGGAGAATGA
- a CDS encoding SDR family oxidoreductase, with translation MNLNLDNKIIIVSGGAKGIGNAIAQILAEENALPVIIGRNEDDNKKAIQEILDLGGKADFVTAELSQPEECKKAIDEVVKKYGKIDGIVNNAGVNDGVGLENGSYEGFLESYHKNVVHYYLLVHHAFPYLKESKGSIVNIGSKTAETGQGGTSGYAAANGARNALTREWAVELLPYSIRVNAIIVAEAWTPLYQSWISTFENPEEKLKSITSKIPFENRMTTSEEIANMAAFLLSERSSHTTGQLIHVDGGYVHLDRSLE, from the coding sequence ATGAACCTAAATCTTGATAATAAAATAATTATCGTAAGCGGCGGTGCAAAAGGCATCGGAAATGCCATTGCGCAAATCTTAGCCGAAGAAAATGCATTGCCGGTAATCATTGGCAGAAACGAAGATGACAACAAAAAAGCCATTCAGGAAATCCTAGATCTTGGAGGAAAAGCGGATTTCGTTACCGCCGAGCTTTCCCAACCCGAAGAATGCAAAAAAGCCATCGATGAAGTCGTAAAAAAATACGGAAAAATTGATGGTATTGTCAACAATGCAGGTGTCAACGATGGTGTTGGTCTGGAAAATGGCTCGTATGAAGGATTCCTTGAATCATATCACAAAAATGTTGTGCATTATTATCTCTTGGTGCATCACGCATTTCCCTATCTTAAGGAAAGCAAAGGTTCAATTGTAAATATTGGCAGCAAGACCGCAGAAACCGGACAAGGCGGAACGTCAGGCTATGCTGCTGCGAACGGTGCAAGAAATGCTTTGACAAGAGAATGGGCGGTCGAGCTTTTACCTTACAGTATTCGTGTGAATGCGATTATTGTTGCAGAAGCATGGACACCGCTTTATCAATCGTGGATTTCTACCTTTGAAAATCCGGAGGAAAAATTGAAAAGTATTACCTCAAAAATACCATTCGAAAACCGCATGACGACCTCAGAGGAAATTGCTAATATGGCTGCTTTTCTTTTATCAGAAAGATCTTCACATACAACAGGGCAATTGATTCATGTGGATGGCGGATATGTGCATTTGGACAGGAGTTTGGAATAA
- the tnpA gene encoding IS200/IS605 family transposase yields MSTFRQIYYQIVFSTKHRKPVLSIEHEDQLYKYIWGIVKNKNCKLYRINGMPDHIHLFTDLHPSVSLSSFVKDIKVSSNLWIKQSELFPDFEEWQNGYGAFTYSEREKDMIMNYIKNQKEHHKTESFEDEYKNLLKSHGVEFDEKYLW; encoded by the coding sequence ATGTCAACATTCCGTCAAATATATTATCAGATTGTATTTAGTACGAAGCATAGAAAACCTGTGTTGAGTATTGAGCATGAAGATCAATTATATAAATATATTTGGGGAATTGTCAAGAATAAAAACTGCAAACTTTATAGGATTAATGGAATGCCAGATCATATTCATTTATTTACAGATTTACATCCATCAGTTTCTTTAAGCAGTTTTGTAAAAGATATTAAGGTTTCAAGCAACTTGTGGATAAAGCAAAGTGAACTATTTCCTGATTTTGAAGAATGGCAAAATGGTTACGGCGCATTTACTTATTCGGAAAGAGAAAAAGATATGATCATGAATTATATTAAAAATCAAAAAGAGCATCATAAAACTGAATCTTTTGAGGATGAATATAAGAATTTGCTAAAATCTCATGGAGTTGAATTTGATGAAAAATATCTGTGGTAA